The segment TGTCGATGCATGATCGTTTTGATGCAAGAAGGCCTATCCAGCACGGACGTTTTAAAATCCGAGATTTCCATGCGAAGAGACGCATTTTGAGCGTGCCGGAAGTATTTATTTATTCTTCAAACATCGGCACGGCAAAAATGGCGCAAGCTGTTGGAACTAAGGGACATAAAAAGTTCTTAGAGCGTCTTGGGCTCTTAACTCCCGCATCCCACGAATTGCCAGAAATTGGGAAACCGCAGTCACCGAAAAAATGGAAGACTTTGTCGTCGATGACAATTTCTTTCGGCCACGGTATTTCAGTGACACCGTTGCAAACATTGTCTGCAGCAGCAGCTTTGCTCAATGGTGGAAAGCTCATCCCACCAACATTCCGTCCTCGTTCTGTTGAGGAAGCAAATGAGGTTGCAACCCGAGTTGTGTCTGAAGAAACAAGCCATAATATGCGCTACCTTTTCCGCTTGAACGTCGAAAAAGGTTCTGGCCGTCGCGCTGAAGTTGAGGGCTATGCCGTTGGTGGTAAAACGGGCACTGCTGAGAAGGTCGTGAACGGGCGCTATTCATCGAGCAAGAAATTGAATTCATTCCTTTCAGCTTTCCCGATTAATGATCCGCGTTATGTGATGCTGGTAATGGTCGATGAACCGAAACCGTCAGAAGGGCAAAAGTCTGCAACGGCTGGTTTGAACGCTGCACCAACAACGGCGGCAATCATTCGACGTGTAGCGACGACATTAGGTGTTACTCCGCGCTTGCCAGATGATATCCCGGTATTAACAGAAATTGACTACCGCAATTAGGGCTTTGCCCAAATTTCCTTGTGTTTGGGCCGAAAATCAGGCTTAGACGAAGACAGTATTGCACTAAGGGCGACCTTTATGGCTGATGAAAAAAACAAGCAAATGGGGCAGGGCGTGGAACGCTCATTGAGTGCGCTCTTGTCGTCCGATGCCTCTCTCTCCAATGATGCAAAAAACATCCAAGTTAACGGCATAACGGCTGACAGTCGGCAGGTTGAACCTGGCTTTATCTTCGCAGCCCTTAAAGGCGTAAACCTTGATGGTACGCGGTTCGTTGGTCAAGCGATTGAAGCGGGCGCGGTTGCTATATTGGTTGATGAGGCTGTGTCGGTTGATGCGACAGTTCCGGTGATCGCAGTTTCAAACCCACGGCGCGAACTCGCTCAAATTGCATCGCGGCTTTATCCTGCTCAGCCAGAAGTAATTGCTGCTGTCACAGGAACGGCTGGCAAAACCTCAGTCGCGGCTTTCCTTCGTCAAATCTGGAAACAAGCAGGTTTTCAAGCAGCCAGTGTTGGTACAGTTGGTGTGGTGAGCGACGTTGAAAATGTCTATGGCAGTTTGACCACGCCTGACCCTGTGGCTTTGCACAAAACAATTGATCGCTTGGCAAACGCGGGCGTCACCCATTTGGCGATCGAGGCGTCCAGTCACGGCATTGATCAGTATCGCTTGGATGGGGTGAAAATTTCAACGGGCGGTTTTACTAACCTAGGTCGCGATCACATGGATTATCACCCAACGGTTGAGGAATATTTCGACGCGAAAATGGGTCTGGTTGAACGCCTTTTGCCAAAAGGCGCTGACTTTGTGGTTGAGCCTGAAAGCCCTTTCGGTGACCAAGCGGCTGCGCGGGCGAGTGCTTCTCATTTGAACGTTTTAAGCGTTGGTGAAAATGCGAGCAGTATTGAGCTTGTAAATTTAGAACGCGCAGGCTTTGCCCAAAAGATGACACTTAAATTTGGTGACGAGGCGCACGATGTGCTTTTGCCGCTCGTTGGTCGCTTCCAAGTTTCCAACGCGCTTATTGCGGCTGGTATGGCCTATTCAACGGGCGTCTCTGCTGATGTCATCGTTGAAGCTCTTGCTGGGCTGAAGGGTGAATCCGGTCGGCTAGAATATGTTGGTGAGACGAGTGCTGGTGCTTTGGTGTTTATTGATTACGCGCACAAAGTTGAAGCGCTTGAAAATGTGCTTGAAGCCCTTCGTCCCTACGCTGACAACAATCTGACTTGCGTGTTTGGCTGTGGTGGGGATCGTGATCACGGCAAGCGTGCTTTGATGGGTGAAATCTCTGCAAAGTTTGCTGACAAGACCATCGTTACCGATGATAACCCGCGTAGTGAAGACCCTAAGTTAGTCCGCGCTATGATTATGGACGCCGTACCTGAGGCGCTGGAAATTGGAGATCGCGAACAGGCGATTTTCTCAGCGATTGAGCAGGCAGAAGCAGGCGACGTGATTGTGATTGCTGGCAAGGGCCACGAAACTGGTCAAATTATCAAAGATAAAACACTCCCCTTTAGCGATCACGAAGTGGTTGCGCGTGCTTTAAGTGCAAACGCTTAAATATCCAAGTGAAACGAGAAATGACTGAGCAAATGGCTTTAACAAATTTATGGACAAGTGGCGATGCAGCAAAGGCCATGAAGGCTGAATTTGCAGGCCCAACCGATCAGCGCATCGGTTCTGTCTCCATAGATAGCCGCACAGTTGACAATGATGCCATCTTCTTCGCGATCAAAGGTGACCGTTTTGATGGTCATGCCTTCGTTGAAAAGGCGCTCGCAGAAGGCGCGGCATTTGCCGTGGTTGCGAAAGACAAGCTTTCCGAACTTTCAGTAGACCTGTCTCGTGTCATGGTTGTTGATGATGTGCTGGTTGGAATGGAAGACCTCGGTCGCGCTGCTCGCGCACGACACGCGGGCAAAGTGATTGCGATTACCGGGAGTGTTGGCAAAACTGGCTCTAAAGAAATGCTGCGCCATGTGTTTTCTGCCAATGGTAAAACCCATGCTTCGGTTGCCTCGTTCAACAATCATTGGGGCGTGCCGTTGACGCTGTCACGGACGCCTTTTGATGTTGATTTTGGCATTTATGAAATTGGCATGAACCATCCTGGCGAGATTATTCCGCTGGTTGATATGGTGCAACCTGATGTTGCGATTATCACCACGGTTGAACCAGTTCACTTGGAGTTCTTTGAGAACGAGCAAGAGATTGCACGCGCCAAGGCAGAGATATTTACAGGCATCGCGTCGGGTGGAACGGCGGTTCTTAATTTGGACAATCGGCATTTTGAGTTTTTAAATCATCTCGCCACTGAGCATGGCCTGAACATCGCAACATTTGGCGAAGGTGACGGTGCTGATGTGCGGCTGATTAATGCTGAACTTGACGAAGAGGGCACGAATGTTCGTGCATCGGTGTTCGGTCACGAAGTCGCTTACCGACTAAGCCAACCGGGCCGTCATATCGTTCAAAATTCATTAGCCGTTTGTGCAGCTCTTCATCTCACAGGCGCTGATCTTGAAAAAGGTCTGTCGACGCTCGCAACCATCGAGGCTGGGCGTGGTCGAGGTGCGCGGCTTGAGCTTGATGTGGATGGTGGGACCATCACTATTCTCGATGAAAGTTATAACGCCAATCCTGCTTCTATGAGAGCGGCAATTGGCTTGCTTGGTGCGGCACAATGTGGCCAAGATGGTCGCCGTATTGCTGTGCTTGGTGATATGCTGGAGCTTGGCGAAGAGAGCGATGCGCTACACGCTGGACTGTTTGACGCACTTGAGGCTGCAAATATAGACCTTGCATTCCTCAGTGGACCGCATATGAAAGCGCTTTACGATGCAATTCCTGCAAAAATGCGGGGGAAATATGCTGCAACGTCCGATAGTCTTGAGGAAAGATTGCTCGATACGGTTGCAAAAGGGGACGTGCTTATGGTCAAAGGGTCATTAGGGAGTCGAATGGGGCCGATTGTTGACAAGTTGACCGCCCGATTCCCAGCCAGTTCACGCTCCTAGTTCCTCGCGTTAAAATTCACACGAACTCAAAGAGTACGATGCTTTTACTTCTTGCTGATCTAGCCGATTCAATTCCAGCGCTTAATGTATTTCGCTACATTACCTTCCGTGGTGGCTTGGCCACTGTAACGGCCATGCTGTTCATGTTTATCTTTGGTCCATCAATGATCAAAATGCTTCGTGCAAGACAGGGCAAAGGCCAACCAATTCGCGAAGATGGCCCCGAAAGCCATATCATCGCGAAAGCAGGCACGCCTACGATGGGCGGGTTGATGATATTATCGAGCTTGTTTGTCTCTACCCTGCTATGGGCAGACTTAACCAATGTCTATGTGCAGATGGTGATGTTTGTGACACTGGGCTTTGGTGCGATTGGTTTTTATGATGATTATCTCAAGGTAAGCAGACAGAGCCACAAAGGTTTCCCGGGCAAGATACGTTTGGCTTTAGAGTTTGTGGTGGCCGGCCTTGCTTGTTGGTTCATCTCCACCAATACAGACCCTCAATATGCGACCAGCCTAACATTCCCATTCCTTAAAGATTTCATTTTGAACCTCGGCTATTTCTTCATTCCGTTTGCAGCCTTCGTCATCGTGGGCACAGGCAATGCGGTGAACCTAACAGATGGCTTGGATGGTCTTGCAATTGTGCCTGTTATGATCGCTATGGGTTCATTCGGTTTCATTGCTTACCTTTCTGGTAACGCGGTGTTTGCGGATTATCTACAAATTCACAATGTGTCTGGTACGGGCGAACTTGCGATTATTTGCGGTGCCATCATCGGTGCGGGTCTTGGCTTCCTTTGGTATAATGCCCCTCCTGCTGCGATCTTTATGGGCGACACAGGTTCTCTCGGTCTCGGTGGCGCGCTTGGTACGATTGCTGTTGCGACAAAGCATGAGATCGTTCTGGCGATTATCGGCGGATTGTTTGTGCTTGAGGCGATGTCCGTGATCATTCAGGTGATCTCCTTTAAAACCACAGGCAAGCGCGTGTTCCGCATGGCGCCTATCCATCACCATTTTGAGAAAAAGGGTTGGACTGAGCCGCAAGTGGTTATCCGTTTCTGGATCATCGCTTTCATTCTTGCATTGATTGGTCTAACGACCCTGAAACTACGGTAAGAACTGATGATCCCTGTCACCCATATGCACGGAAAATCAGTTTTGGTGTTGGGGCTTGGCGGGTCTGGTCTGGCCACGGCTGAAGCGTTGAAAGCAGGTGGTGCGAATGTGCTGGCTTTTGATGACAATGAAGCGCAGGTCTTAAAGGCCCGCGCGGTTGGCATCGACTGCGAAGATCTTCGTGATGTGGATTTTGATGGCTTTGAAGCACTGGTGCTTTCTCCGGGCATACCACTCACTCATCCAGAGCCTCATTGGAGTGTGAAGAAAGCGCAAGCAGCGGGTGTTGCTATTATCGGCGATGTTGAGCTGTTTAACCGCGAACGTCTTGCCGTCACGCCTAATTGCCCATTTATCGCGATTACAGGAACAAACGGGAAATCGACCACTACTGCGTTGCTTTCTCATATGTTGAGCGTTGCTGGCTATGACGTGCAAATGGGCGGAAACATTGGCCGCGCTGTCCTGACACTTGATCCACTGGCAACAGATAAATGCTACGTGGTCGAATGCTCTTCTTACCAAATTGACCTCGCGCCCAGCCTGAAGCCAAGCATCGGAGTTCACCTTAATATCAGCCCCGATCACATCGACCGCCACGGCACGGTGGAGCACTACGCAGATGTAAAAGCACGTCTTGTCGTGGGAGCAGACCATGCAGTTGTTGGCGTTGATGATCCGCTTTCAATTAAGATTGCAGATCAGTGTGATGCAAAGGGCGTTTCTCTCGCCCGCGTTTCTCTTAGCGGTGATGCGGCGGTTAGTGCTCGTGGCAGTGAAATCTTCAATGCCGATACGCCTGTCGCGAAGGTTGCCGGAATTACAAGCTTACGTGGAGAGCATAATCTGCAAAACGCAGCCATTGCCTATGCCGTTTGCCATAAAATGGGGCTTGATGATACCACCATACAAAAGGGCTTGGACAGCTTTGGCGGATTACCGCACCGTTTAGAACAAGTGGCTGAGCGTGATGGCGTCTTTTTCGTCAATGACAGCAAAGCAACGAACGCGGATGCTGCTGCAAAAGCGCTCGCTAGTTTTGATAAAATCTATTGGATATTGGGCGGACTGCCAAAAGAGGGCGGTATACAAAGTCTTAACGAGTTCTTTCCTAAAATAGTTCATGCTTTCTTAATTGGAGAGGCCGCAGAAGCCTTTGGGCATACTTTGACAGGAATTGTGCCTTACTCAATGAGTGAGACGTTAGAAGTGGCGACGCGTGACGCGGTAGCAATGTCTGCTGCAAGGTCGGTAGAAGCAAATGAGACAGTGGCGGTGCTTCTCGCACCAGCCTGCGCAAGCTGGGATCAGTTTTCCAGTTTCGAGGCACGTGGAGATGCATTTAAGTCTTCAGTGAAACTTGAATTGAACTAAATCTGCGAAGCAGATAACTGGAATATTGCGGCAAAGAATGGGGAGTGATGCATATGGTATCAAGGGCAGACCGATCGCCTATTGCGAACTGGTGGTGGACTATCGACAAACCAATGCTATTTGGTTTGATCGCTTTGATGTTCCTTGGCCTCATCTTGTCGTTTGCGGCAAGCCCTTCCATTGCGGAGCAACTGGGTCTTGAAAGCTACTTCTTTGTGAAGCGCCATGCGATTTTTGCAATCCCTGCTTTGTTCATGCTGTTGTTTGTCTCCTTCCTTAATACCAAAATGATCAGACGATTGGCGTTGTTGATGTTTATTGGCGGGCTTATTCTGCTGGTCTATACGCTGTTTGCAGGTGATGTTGTTAAGGGTTCACGCCGCTGGATTTCGCTGTTTGGCTTTACGGTGCAACCTTCTGAGATCGTCAAACCAGCCTTTGTCATTTTGGTGGCTTGGCTGTTTGCTGAAAATGCAAAGCGCCCCGATATCCCTGGTAATGTCTTCGCGATTTTATTGCTTGCCGTTTTTGGCGCTGTGCTGGTGGCGCAACCAGATATTGGCCAAACTGCCTTGATCACACTCACATGGTGCGTGGTGTTCTTTATGGCTGGATTGTCATGGGTATGGATTGTCGTACTTGGCGGAATGAGCATTGGTGGTATGACGGCGGCTTATCTGTTTGTTCCCCATGTAACAGGACGGATTGACCGGTTCTTGAACCCTGAAAGTGGTGATACCTATCAGGTTGATAAAGCGCTTGAGGCGTTTTTCTCTGGTGGTTGGTTTGGGCGTGGTCCAGGTGAGGGTGTTGTTAAACGCGGCGTGCCTGATAGCCACACAGATTTTATCTTTGCCATTATCGGTGAAGAGTTCGGCATTATCGCTTGTTTGCTGCTTGCTTTGTTCTTTTTACTGCTTGTTATGCGCGGGCTTTATCTTGGGTTTCGCCAAGAAGATACATTCGTTCGCTTGGCTGTCGGTGGCTTGATTATTATGTTTGGGATGCAGGCTGGCATCAACATGATGGTGAACCTGCAACTGGCTCCAACCAAAGGCATGACCTTGCCGTTTATTTCTTATGGCGGTTCTTCATTGCTATCCGTTGCGATTGCCATGGGGATGGTGCTAGGTCTGGCGCGTAAAAAACCGAAGCAATCGCGGATGACAATGACACCGCACGTGCCTGATTTGGGCGCGAACCATCAACCTGCTTGAGCGATTTATTAAATGGCGAATACGGATTCAAAACCAAAACGAGCACTTGTTTGTGCTGGCGGGACAGGCGGCCATCTTTTCCCCGCCCATGCGCTGGCTAGCGAGCTGACGCGCCGTGGCTATGATGTGCATCTTGTGTCAGATGCGCGCACCGAGCGCTTTGCAAAAGACTTCCCCTGTGTTGAACGCCACACCATAAAATCGGCAACTCTTTCGGGCCGAAACCCGATCCAGCTTTTGAAGGCATTTTATTCGCTTTTTGCAGGTTATTTGTCTGCTCGCCGTTTGATGGGCAAAGTCCAACCAGACGTAGTGATTGGCTTTGGTGGCTATCCAACGGTGCCGCCACTACTGGCAGCTTCCACGAAGGGTTATCCGACGATGATCCATGAAGCGAATGCGGTTTTGGGTCGGGCGAATAAGTTTTTGAGCGACAAGGTAATGGCGGTCGCTCTTGGACTTCCCCTCATTGGCAAGACACCTTGGCGGTTTTTCTACACAGGAAACCCTGTGCGAGATGATGCCCTTATTGCGGCTGAAAAAGCCTATGCCCCATCCAACGAAGGCGAAACCTTTTGTCTAACGGTGTTTGGCGGGAGCCAAGGGGCGCAGGTTTTCTCAACCGTTGTTTTAAAAGCCATCGCCCAATTGCCTGAACCATTGCGCAAGCGTTTAAAGGTTGTCCAACAAGCAAGAGCTGAAGACCAAGACGCTGTTAAAAAGGCTTATGAAATGATGGAAGTGCCAGCAGACGTGGCACCCTTCTTTGAAAATATGGTTGGGCACATTGGTGATAGTCATTTGGTGATTTGTCGCTCTGGCGCTTCAACCACGGCGGAGCTTGCCGTGATCGGTCGTCCTGCCATTCTTGTGCCTTACCCTCATGCGCTTGACCATGACCAAGCAGCTAATGCTGCCGCATTGGTTGAAAATGGTGGCGGCTGGGTTAAGAAGCAAGACGGCTTTAGCGCTGAATGGCTGGCGGAAGAATTGCAGCGGATGATGGAAGATGCGTCT is part of the Hyphomicrobiales bacterium genome and harbors:
- the murD gene encoding UDP-N-acetylmuramoyl-L-alanine--D-glutamate ligase codes for the protein MIPVTHMHGKSVLVLGLGGSGLATAEALKAGGANVLAFDDNEAQVLKARAVGIDCEDLRDVDFDGFEALVLSPGIPLTHPEPHWSVKKAQAAGVAIIGDVELFNRERLAVTPNCPFIAITGTNGKSTTTALLSHMLSVAGYDVQMGGNIGRAVLTLDPLATDKCYVVECSSYQIDLAPSLKPSIGVHLNISPDHIDRHGTVEHYADVKARLVVGADHAVVGVDDPLSIKIADQCDAKGVSLARVSLSGDAAVSARGSEIFNADTPVAKVAGITSLRGEHNLQNAAIAYAVCHKMGLDDTTIQKGLDSFGGLPHRLEQVAERDGVFFVNDSKATNADAAAKALASFDKIYWILGGLPKEGGIQSLNEFFPKIVHAFLIGEAAEAFGHTLTGIVPYSMSETLEVATRDAVAMSAARSVEANETVAVLLAPACASWDQFSSFEARGDAFKSSVKLELN
- the mraY gene encoding phospho-N-acetylmuramoyl-pentapeptide-transferase; its protein translation is MLLLLADLADSIPALNVFRYITFRGGLATVTAMLFMFIFGPSMIKMLRARQGKGQPIREDGPESHIIAKAGTPTMGGLMILSSLFVSTLLWADLTNVYVQMVMFVTLGFGAIGFYDDYLKVSRQSHKGFPGKIRLALEFVVAGLACWFISTNTDPQYATSLTFPFLKDFILNLGYFFIPFAAFVIVGTGNAVNLTDGLDGLAIVPVMIAMGSFGFIAYLSGNAVFADYLQIHNVSGTGELAIICGAIIGAGLGFLWYNAPPAAIFMGDTGSLGLGGALGTIAVATKHEIVLAIIGGLFVLEAMSVIIQVISFKTTGKRVFRMAPIHHHFEKKGWTEPQVVIRFWIIAFILALIGLTTLKLR
- the murG gene encoding undecaprenyldiphospho-muramoylpentapeptide beta-N-acetylglucosaminyltransferase, whose protein sequence is MANTDSKPKRALVCAGGTGGHLFPAHALASELTRRGYDVHLVSDARTERFAKDFPCVERHTIKSATLSGRNPIQLLKAFYSLFAGYLSARRLMGKVQPDVVIGFGGYPTVPPLLAASTKGYPTMIHEANAVLGRANKFLSDKVMAVALGLPLIGKTPWRFFYTGNPVRDDALIAAEKAYAPSNEGETFCLTVFGGSQGAQVFSTVVLKAIAQLPEPLRKRLKVVQQARAEDQDAVKKAYEMMEVPADVAPFFENMVGHIGDSHLVICRSGASTTAELAVIGRPAILVPYPHALDHDQAANAAALVENGGGWVKKQDGFSAEWLAEELQRMMEDASVLETAARNAKEQGRPDAAQRLANAAHALANRQELTQELVDQPSET
- a CDS encoding UDP-N-acetylmuramoylalanyl-D-glutamyl-2,6-diaminopimelate--D-alanyl-D-alanine ligase — its product is MTEQMALTNLWTSGDAAKAMKAEFAGPTDQRIGSVSIDSRTVDNDAIFFAIKGDRFDGHAFVEKALAEGAAFAVVAKDKLSELSVDLSRVMVVDDVLVGMEDLGRAARARHAGKVIAITGSVGKTGSKEMLRHVFSANGKTHASVASFNNHWGVPLTLSRTPFDVDFGIYEIGMNHPGEIIPLVDMVQPDVAIITTVEPVHLEFFENEQEIARAKAEIFTGIASGGTAVLNLDNRHFEFLNHLATEHGLNIATFGEGDGADVRLINAELDEEGTNVRASVFGHEVAYRLSQPGRHIVQNSLAVCAALHLTGADLEKGLSTLATIEAGRGRGARLELDVDGGTITILDESYNANPASMRAAIGLLGAAQCGQDGRRIAVLGDMLELGEESDALHAGLFDALEAANIDLAFLSGPHMKALYDAIPAKMRGKYAATSDSLEERLLDTVAKGDVLMVKGSLGSRMGPIVDKLTARFPASSRS
- a CDS encoding UDP-N-acetylmuramoyl-L-alanyl-D-glutamate--2,6-diaminopimelate ligase yields the protein MADEKNKQMGQGVERSLSALLSSDASLSNDAKNIQVNGITADSRQVEPGFIFAALKGVNLDGTRFVGQAIEAGAVAILVDEAVSVDATVPVIAVSNPRRELAQIASRLYPAQPEVIAAVTGTAGKTSVAAFLRQIWKQAGFQAASVGTVGVVSDVENVYGSLTTPDPVALHKTIDRLANAGVTHLAIEASSHGIDQYRLDGVKISTGGFTNLGRDHMDYHPTVEEYFDAKMGLVERLLPKGADFVVEPESPFGDQAAARASASHLNVLSVGENASSIELVNLERAGFAQKMTLKFGDEAHDVLLPLVGRFQVSNALIAAGMAYSTGVSADVIVEALAGLKGESGRLEYVGETSAGALVFIDYAHKVEALENVLEALRPYADNNLTCVFGCGGDRDHGKRALMGEISAKFADKTIVTDDNPRSEDPKLVRAMIMDAVPEALEIGDREQAIFSAIEQAEAGDVIVIAGKGHETGQIIKDKTLPFSDHEVVARALSANA
- the ftsW gene encoding putative lipid II flippase FtsW — protein: MVSRADRSPIANWWWTIDKPMLFGLIALMFLGLILSFAASPSIAEQLGLESYFFVKRHAIFAIPALFMLLFVSFLNTKMIRRLALLMFIGGLILLVYTLFAGDVVKGSRRWISLFGFTVQPSEIVKPAFVILVAWLFAENAKRPDIPGNVFAILLLAVFGAVLVAQPDIGQTALITLTWCVVFFMAGLSWVWIVVLGGMSIGGMTAAYLFVPHVTGRIDRFLNPESGDTYQVDKALEAFFSGGWFGRGPGEGVVKRGVPDSHTDFIFAIIGEEFGIIACLLLALFFLLLVMRGLYLGFRQEDTFVRLAVGGLIIMFGMQAGINMMVNLQLAPTKGMTLPFISYGGSSLLSVAIAMGMVLGLARKKPKQSRMTMTPHVPDLGANHQPA